Sequence from the Fragaria vesca subsp. vesca linkage group LG4, FraVesHawaii_1.0, whole genome shotgun sequence genome:
TCATCATAATCATCAATTATCATCATCAACAACAAAATAATCATTATCATCCTCATCAAAATAATCATTATCATCCTCATCATAATAATTTGGGTCCCAAAGGGAAACTTGGTGAGATTTTACTCACCTCAAATCCAGCTGCGTCTTCGCACGTACAACACAAACATATAACACAAAACCACACTCCACAAGTCACATATTAACAAAATTAATAACTTAATAACCATTTAAACAAAAAGAACATTTCACCCTTAATAATTCTTAACCCATGATTTGCCCAAAAAGGGACAACCTTCTTCCGAGACCTCTCAAGGTCGTCGAACACTTAACCACCTTCCCCCACTGCCTAACTTTGGAATCTCCTAGCTCAACACTTCGCACAAGTCTACAATAACATAGAATCTAACAAGCAAAACTTACTTAAACTTGACCTAATCTCATAATATATCAACATGCTCACAACAACAAGAACTAGCTAACCAAAGTAATTGAACCTACACACCCTGCCCAACGTGCCGCCACACGAGTGGGCCCTATGCGCCACCACAACAACTTCACAATCTCAACAAACTTCCAACAACAAACTTGTAGATTGAAGCATGGTGAGCATCTTTTATACTTGAAGGTTCAACCCGCTCGGCCGAAAACGGCCGGAAAACTCGTCGGAAAGTTGGAATCCACTACCGCCACTCTCCGCCGTGAGTTGAGCTTCAAGGCCACCAGCAGTCGAACCAGGACGCCAAGGAGCTTCTATCCCGACCGGTTTCCAGCCTTGTCGCCGTCGCCAGAGGTGAGAAATCCGGTCGGGTTGCAAACCGGGTCGCCGCCCTCACTGTTGGCGCTCGATTAACGCCGATCCGCTCGAGTCGTCCTCACTCACCAACACAGGGAGGATTGCGCCGAGGAGAGGAAGATTTTCTGACCGGTGCCGTTGTTTGGGTCAGCCGGAAAAGTCAGGTCGGGTCGTCCGGGTTCGGGTCGGGTCGGCTGGAAAACTTTGATACCGAAGGTATCGCGAGAGAGAGAAGAAAGAGAGAGAGGAATGGGTTCCGGAGAAAAAAGAAATGGAACCCTAAACTTTCTTATTTAACCCAAAAATCTCCTAAAGCCATGAACTTCCGTTTTACGCGTGCCACGTGTCTACGAACTCGTATCGTTGTGCTCTACAACTTTCGTGAAGGAAGTTTTTCGAGAAACCCAACGGATTAGAAAGTCAACTCTTGACCCTTCAAAACCAAGCATTTTCAAGAAAATAAAAACTCGACTACTTCCAGTCCGCTCACTACAAATCCGTACAACTCTTTTAGGTTCAGAATATGCCGATACATATGTCAAGCTAAGGAAAACTTATTCGAAATAGATCTGATAAGAGAACGCATGCATAAGAACATGCACCAAAATACATAAAGAGCTAAATCAAGGTTCAACCCTATCTTCAATATCAACCTCTCCCTCTCCCTCACCCTCACCCTCACCCTCTCCATCAACCTCTGCCTCTGCATCAATCTCTGCAAACATTGAACCTATTTCTTTGACTCGATCTTTCGTCAATGAAGAAAAAATTGATAAAAAGAAGACATATTAAATGGATGTTCAAAGCGCTCTTTAGATCCCTCACAGTGAAAGCTTTTGACATGAGAAGCCATCTTTGCTATTTCATCATCACCCTCATCGAAACCAATACAATCCTTGGCTTCCAACATCACAAGTTCTTTGCAGCCCTTCAGTAATATGATAAGATAATCCCGATCAATCTGTGCATCATTCAGGCTCAAAAGCTTAATATCAGGGATTAAGTTGACAATTGCCGTAGCCTCTTTCTTACCAATTTGGGCATTAGACAGTATCAAATGAGAAAAAAGCTTGCAGTGTTTGTTGACTACTGCAAGAACTCTGTCCAAATAAGTGCTGCAGCCCAAGGCCAACATGAACAAGTTCTTGAACTTGCCCATCAATTCCAGATCGATGTCGTCTTTCCACAACAAACATCTTGGTAAACCAAAAAACATAATGTTAGGGCACCTGAAACCACACAACATTTTCAGTAAAGTGTCGAAGGCATATCAAATATACAAATAATTACTTGAGAGAGAAAACATACTCATCTGTAACATATTCAAAGGCTTCTAGGGACGAGCATCCAGGTAGCTTGAGAGAAACAGCATTTCCTTGGCTACGATTGACAACAAACTTTATAAAGGCAGTTACAGAGAAGTGATCCCTATCAAGGCCAAATTCAGAAACAAATCTGTCAAAGATTGGATAATCACGTTCATTGTAAGGAAATTCAGGTTCAAAGTCCGGAAAGATGAGACTATTCCAGCAAGAAGGATTTAGTGTTTCTTTGTGCCATGACTTGCAAACAAAAGGAATATCCAAGAGTAGCGACTCCATATCAACTTTCTCAAACACTTTCACCAAACAGTCCTTATCTAAGTCCTCCCATTTTCGTTGTTCCATCTACAAAATTAAAAATGTAATCAATCAATATGCAATGTAGCTAGGTTTAGAAAAACAAACATCAATAGTCCGAAAAAAAAAATTGAAAGTAAAGAAATGGATTATGTTGAGAAAGGAACACCTTAATTAATAGAGGCCGGGGAAGAAGATAGGTAATGCTAGCTGGAGTGTACGTACAAGAAGCCCTTATATAACAAGGAGCAACCAACGCATTGAAAAGATTGGAATCGTTGGAAATGATAGAGTTAAATTGTGTTCCATACCATCAGTCAAAAGAAATTAGATGTACATTATATCAAATTTCACTTTACACTGTTCCCAGTGTTAATATAGTACTAAGATGAAGACTAATAAAGTCCGAGACTCTAAGATGAGTCATTCTAAACTAGAAAAAAAAAAAAAAAATAACGTACATAATTACATATCATTGAAAATGAAAGAGGAAAAATAAAACCACACCGTTTTGTTTGAACAAAAAAAAAAAAATACAAAAAACATACATCAATCATCCGAGATTTAAAATTCCTAATGTTAGCTTCAAGCCTTCAACAATATGTATTCGAAATGATCAAGCTAGGAAGAACTGCAGCAGTCTTTGAAGGCAAGCAAAGTTCTATTTGTGAAAGAAAAGCTTATAGAAGGTTGATCGGTTGCAAAGTGTAAACTGTAAAGCAATTCATTATAAAACGAGAATCATGTATCAACATCAAAGTATATATGTGGGGGCTTTTCAGATTCTTAATTTCTTATACATGAAGATTCATTTATTTTCTTATTTATTAATTATTATTATTATTTTGCGAAAGGAAAATTTTATGGAAGATGTAATTGGAGTGTTGACAAATTTTTGTGTATACTAGATGAACTAAGACTGTTAATTTGATGGCTTTAGTGGCTCACATATGAGTCTCTGATTTGTGAAATTTTTGACAAATATATGGAGATGCCTTGTACATAGTGTGATATATTCTTGGTCTTCTGAACATGGCACTGGGAAATTTAAACCAGCTTCTTTAGGGTGTTCTTTGTTTCAATCGTCATCCAATCACCCACAACGTGAAATGTATCCAGATTCTCTAAGAACACTTCACTTGAATAGCAAGAGTCTTCTTGATATCAGGGCATTCATCATTGTTCTTGAAGTAAACGTTGCGGTCGATCGGAACTACGCAGCTCGTGTTGCCCAAGCAGTGTTGTTCAACTACCTCCTTTGATACAGGGGAGTTGCATTTGCCCAAGGTGTAGCTTCCACATGAACCAGTAGGATCACCAAAGCTTGCAAACTCAACAGCTACAACCTTTTTGTAATTCGGACACTTCAACTCAGCGGATGTTCTTACAACATCTAACACAGGTCGGAAGACGCTGTTTTGTCTAGCCCATGACTTCACATTTGGAGGATGATACTCAGTAATGAAGCTGCAAATGGTATCTCTGTTGACAGTCACAATGTCAATGCTACTAGGCTTGGCTAGCTCCTCTTCCAAAACAACAAGCAAGTTTTTCCTAGGCTTGATGAATGATCTTGGGATGTGGTACTCAGATTGAGTAGGCTGCCCAAGAGGAGAGAGGAAGGAGATCCAGTGTCGACCGATGCTCTCACCATTCACCCAGATCATTCCTTTTCCCATACCAGTCATTCGGATCGCGACAGGATCATTCCCTTCAGGAGCATCAAAATATGTCTTGTACCATGTGAGAGCCTTTTTTGGTCCATTTGTTTCTCCCCATTGGACCTGTTTTGATCCCTCTTTTGTGAAGGCTCGTAGCTTCTCTCCATTTAAGCCAACTTGATGCCCCCAGCCATTTTGTGTGAGATCAAGAGTTCCAGTGTTCAATCCTAGAACTACTATGTCTTTAGGCCCTGCATATCTATGCTCCATGTACGCTCCGCTATCTGGAAGACCAACTGTCATGGCAAGCAAAGCTATTTGGTTGACCCCGGCCTTGAAGGACACAACTTTCTCAAAGACAAAGCTCTTCTCGTCATGGCTCCCATGTCCAGAACCAACATACTCACCATTGACAAACACCAGCATTGCGTGACCGAGACTTCCTACTCGTAGAACTGGTTGAATGCTTTTCTTCATGGACATGTCCATAGAATTCAACTCAAGGCTGGTTGTGTACCACGCATAGTCTGAGTTGTCTTTGAGCAAGCCGTAGAGCTCCAATGGTGTCCTATTATTGATTGGAATTTCCTTGGTGCTTGGAATGGGTTCCGGAGACTCCATCCATCTCATTTTATTAGCCAAATTTGATCCGACAAAGCTCCTTGCATTATGCTGCGATACGATGGTTTGAGTATTGTAGACCACAGTCTTGCAGTCAGGGAGGATGCTAATGGAATGGGGTGGAAGGTAATAGTCTTGTCCTCTCCAATTAACAATTGCTTCACTTCTTGAATTGTTGTTGGCCAAGAAAGCAGCACAGATTGAGGAGTTGCCCTTCAACTCATAGAAACGAGCCTCGATGTTTTTCCCTAAGTTTTGGACACCTGGAACCCCCCAAAGCAAAGGCTTCCTGCATAGTCTCAAAGCCTTGTGCAAGTCCTTGAGGTGACTCCACTTTGGGTCCCTTGGCAAACCATATTCATCAAGAGGTGCTTCGTCATAGTAGCGAGTTGTTGTGAAAATCGCACTTGTTCTTCCAAAATTAGTCCCACCATGGTACATGTAGTAGTTGGCTAGAGATCCATTCTTTGAGAAAAAGCGGGCAACCGAAAATGCAATATCTTCTGCAGGTCTTTGTGAAGCAGGATCACCAAATACTCGGTACTGACCTGTCCAGTTTTCAGTCCATAGAGCAGGCTTGTATGGCTTATTTGCTCCAGAGAAACTATCACCACAATGCCTTCCGTTACAAGTATTTATCGCCGGATCAGGAGCATCGGTCTGCTTGCACATGATCCATGGTACTCCAACATTTTGCTTTACGGCCATCTTTGCTGCCCATCTAACATAATTGCTTCCATTCTCTTCATATGCAAGCTGGATATGATTGTACTCGTTTTCAATCTGTGCCAATATGATTGGGCCTCCTTGAGGAGAAAACAGTTTTGCTTCTTTCAACTTGTTCACAATCATGGTCACATACTTCTTCATATAGTACTTGTATGGTGCATTATCAGTACGAAATATGAGGTCGGGGACCTCTCTCAGCCAATATGGAAGTCCTCCATGGTTCCATTCGGCTTGAATGAATGGCCCAACTCGAATGGTGACATACATTCCATGCTCTTGAACAAGCTTAATGAACCTCACCAAATCATAGTTTCCTGAAAAATTGTAGTGACCTTTCACAGGCTCGTGAACGTTCCAAAACACATAAGTTTGGATCACATTCAAGCCTCCATGTTTGGCCTTTCGGAGAAGATCAGGCCACATTTCTGGCGTGCTTCGTGTATAATGGATAGACCCCGAAAATAGAAGCTCCCGTTTGCCATTGATAAGAAGTGACCTCCTATCATATGTTACTGGCCCTGTTTGAAGCCGATGCTTCCCACCATGATCACCACCACCTTGGCTTTCTGTGTGGGCTAATGCAACGGAAACAACCAAGGAAAGA
This genomic interval carries:
- the LOC101293194 gene encoding F-box protein FBW2-like → MEQRKWEDLDKDCLVKVFEKVDMESLLLDIPFVCKSWHKETLNPSCWNSLIFPDFEPEFPYNERDYPIFDRFVSEFGLDRDHFSVTAFIKFVVNRSQGNAVSLKLPGCSSLEAFEYVTDECPNIMFFGLPRCLLWKDDIDLELMGKFKNLFMLALGCSTYLDRVLAVVNKHCKLFSHLILSNAQIGKKEATAIVNLIPDIKLLSLNDAQIDRDYLIILLKGCKELVMLEAKDCIGFDEGDDEIAKMASHVKSFHYRVKEIGSMFAEIDAEAEVDGEGEGEGEGEGEVDIEDRVEP
- the LOC101293483 gene encoding beta-galactosidase 13-like — encoded protein: MWPDLLRKAKHGGLNVIQTYVFWNVHEPVKGHYNFSGNYDLVRFIKLVQEHGMYVTIRVGPFIQAEWNHGGLPYWLREVPDLIFRTDNAPYKYYMKKYVTMIVNKLKEAKLFSPQGGPIILAQIENEYNHIQLAYEENGSNYVRWAAKMAVKQNVGVPWIMCKQTDAPDPAINTCNGRHCGDSFSGANKPYKPALWTENWTGQYRVFGDPASQRPAEDIAFSVARFFSKNGSLANYYMYHGGTNFGRTSAIFTTTRYYDEAPLDEYGLPRDPKWSHLKDLHKALRLCRKPLLWGVPGVQNLGKNIEARFYELKGNSSICAAFLANNNSRSEAIVNWRGQDYYLPPHSISILPDCKTVVYNTQTIVSQHNARSFVGSNLANKMRWMESPEPIPSTKEIPINNRTPLELYGLLKDNSDYAWYTTSLELNSMDMSMKKSIQPVLRVGSLGHAMLVFVNGEYVGSGHGSHDEKSFVFEKVVSFKAGVNQIALLAMTVGLPDSGAYMEHRYAGPKDIVVLGLNTGTLDLTQNGWGHQVGLNGEKLRAFTKEGSKQVQWGETNGPKKALTWYKTYFDAPEGNDPVAIRMTGMGKGMIWVNGESIGRHWISFLSPLGQPTQSEYHIPRSFIKPRKNLLVVLEEELAKPSSIDIVTVNRDTICSFITEYHPPNVKSWARQNSVFRPVLDVVRTSAELKCPNYKKVVAVEFASFGDPTGSCGSYTLGKCNSPVSKEVVEQHCLGNTSCVVPIDRNVYFKNNDECPDIKKTLAIQVKCS